A region from the Paludicola sp. MB14-C6 genome encodes:
- a CDS encoding ATP-binding protein, with protein sequence MKFIVSTIKQYIIQQKPEDSNKTIIRVDGFDDIRIYESLCKEIKKYCDHQNIDLIAKLSYPKFNEAKSKQDNSLSAVIHSMTQNDWIDTQDSLTQYRNILGQENQKKLILLMGTELVEDKGGLHDIYYINSAKIESALVSNYASIFDSYNWDDEEYQCINKLYKWLFELVPVNLYRLSCLADDWNDIDNITMFIEYFYRNLPSWGLCKREEHLPTPKDIIKSQKNLLSSNFDFIERNTFKKLSKPQFAKYNEKIKKYNQLDQPFTQFYEGWANQSIKNYDEFGSVLSDFILGRNINQLRSLLLGVDFAIIESVLGLKLITPKKDRVSVTKVYGHPLEAMLNILFTSLLSVEKVDSANQIEFSFTGAKLVNEIETFENSTVQERLEEAFRNICMVAGGVIDYIARRNWDIGQNEIQIVSSPVNFFTPKYASEQVETGRVTAIGVAQTLNKVGVSLFIKDTCGEILDELNFQWCFSNSEPWLFSFQDILNKYQQLSEDDITSYLMFGTNKELNKFKHLKSEQEFFDIYQETEFNYEDLMETAIFDKSDAGILWKAEFYELGAEFLNFCKALTENGFYGSIDEGNNFIDTYVNLGNKILTNSFAENLKWVLNVYIRAFSIEKNNFSLTRDEECDFCIIPPWHPTILQKLIHQAVFILDGCEQWWSKSVHDVADLSKISQREAILNIKELVQLSCIHQAIDIYPTVGHQYFGNLHTFGSFCICGNNSEQENFRIKDILRKEAVFDDDFSDGEIKNISADAEMLMDVIEDYVHAFPNKIYDLNLAFIDPTDLQPVVSALHNYICNVKKSTNIPDVPIKIILNILVKPENRGGKNYLSYWVNSFFSQDENTDINIYLNEWSSKEDIKKYLSNNTDIVFMMDLLKVDSLIFDNCVEDESICPSECKYPMVFKPTVSSHTSVKRKIELTQTQFEASTVHSRVVYYNNNLNQINYNNVVVVKEVCIDGDRHQLINLLHEKAYWVVCIDGGMDGALLKNNTQKNDYSIIGFTTGKGHHGQYNLTITARESIIQQVKKRFEYRVRNLFKWTDEQAKLASEKCIKEAAKLDGVSLLRAINQNSTNINEFMAYILTSVHMSKSNVNQALNVVVHLDSYRHWFLKDTYNIANENRSRPDFLNISAKVNEDGKLQLSATVIECKIATYSNSDNHIAKAIKQVEHGLAILSDLFKPTKPTKATEVKNDSVRRRYWYAQLYRALAFSQITFHDDTEEYQKLASSLRNILEGDFDIEWNGRVMGYWVDMKGSEVVRASSGSCVPIEVLSIPQSEIQRLILDDECASVEYVTVIESQIDDSKLTDTDLNENDAFNDTQISNNTDTFNDSDGFNYTGSYNDTNEIIERKEETVGEEGSVIESEAESNYDADEKIEEETQEEVDVESPETDIPIPECKVDLSKIKIHIGNDNKGNEINWSFGHSKLSNRHLLITGSSGQGKTYLMQKMLNELSLQGVASMVFDYTEGFRLEQLEPEFVANLKDRIDQKVVYFDGVPVNPFRRQEIEVMGIKAPEKISDVATRIADIFTNVYKFGEQQFSAIYTACKNGLEKYNEQMDMELFKKELENINNAFSKTVLSKLTPFFDSVSFSSSDEFDWGTMKTNNGTLTIFQLTNFVRELQVVITEFMLWDAWYYFKKYGSKDDPFVVVLDEAQNLSHKANSPSAKILTEGRKFGWSAWFATQFLKPQLDDAEINRLQQAAFRAYFKPADNDLTVTAKQLGNTNDWSNTLRGLQKGQCIVAGERMKLNGDFGPTIPAVTHVTPFEENINE encoded by the coding sequence ATGAAGTTTATTGTATCTACTATTAAGCAGTACATAATTCAGCAAAAGCCGGAAGATTCAAATAAAACTATTATAAGGGTTGATGGATTTGATGATATTCGTATCTACGAGTCCCTATGTAAAGAAATTAAAAAATATTGTGACCATCAGAATATCGATTTAATTGCTAAGCTATCATATCCAAAATTCAATGAGGCTAAAAGCAAACAAGATAATTCTTTAAGTGCAGTTATCCATTCTATGACTCAAAATGATTGGATAGATACTCAGGATAGTTTAACTCAATATCGTAATATTTTGGGTCAAGAAAATCAAAAAAAACTAATACTTCTAATGGGAACAGAACTTGTCGAAGATAAAGGCGGATTACATGATATTTACTATATTAACTCAGCGAAAATTGAATCTGCATTGGTAAGTAATTATGCATCTATTTTCGACAGCTATAACTGGGATGATGAAGAATATCAATGTATTAACAAATTATACAAATGGTTATTTGAGCTTGTACCTGTAAATCTTTATAGGTTGAGTTGTCTAGCCGATGATTGGAATGACATAGATAACATTACTATGTTCATTGAGTATTTTTATCGTAATCTTCCAAGTTGGGGTCTGTGCAAAAGAGAAGAACATTTACCTACTCCGAAAGATATTATTAAGTCTCAGAAAAACCTTTTATCTTCAAATTTTGATTTTATTGAAAGAAATACATTCAAAAAATTATCAAAACCTCAATTCGCTAAGTATAATGAAAAAATTAAGAAATATAATCAATTAGATCAACCTTTCACACAATTTTATGAGGGATGGGCAAACCAATCAATTAAGAATTACGATGAATTTGGATCAGTGCTTTCTGATTTTATTTTAGGGCGAAATATTAACCAGTTGCGTTCATTACTTTTAGGCGTTGATTTTGCAATTATTGAATCAGTATTAGGATTAAAACTAATTACCCCTAAAAAAGATCGAGTATCGGTTACAAAGGTATATGGACATCCACTAGAAGCAATGCTAAATATTTTATTTACTTCTTTGTTATCTGTAGAAAAAGTTGATTCAGCTAATCAAATTGAATTTAGTTTTACGGGTGCTAAATTGGTAAATGAAATAGAAACTTTTGAAAATTCTACTGTTCAAGAAAGACTTGAAGAAGCATTTAGAAATATATGCATGGTTGCGGGTGGGGTTATAGATTATATAGCTCGCCGAAATTGGGATATTGGGCAAAATGAAATTCAAATAGTTTCATCTCCAGTTAACTTTTTCACCCCTAAATATGCTAGTGAACAAGTTGAAACAGGAAGGGTAACAGCAATAGGTGTAGCTCAAACACTAAATAAAGTTGGAGTTTCACTTTTTATAAAGGATACATGTGGAGAGATATTAGATGAACTAAATTTTCAATGGTGTTTCTCCAACTCTGAACCATGGCTATTCTCATTCCAAGATATATTAAATAAGTATCAACAACTTTCAGAAGATGATATAACATCATATTTAATGTTTGGAACAAATAAAGAATTAAACAAGTTTAAACATCTAAAAAGTGAACAAGAATTCTTTGATATTTATCAAGAAACAGAATTTAACTATGAAGATTTAATGGAAACTGCAATATTTGATAAAAGTGACGCGGGAATTTTGTGGAAAGCAGAATTTTACGAACTCGGAGCTGAATTTCTGAATTTTTGCAAAGCTTTGACGGAAAATGGATTCTATGGTTCTATAGATGAAGGAAATAATTTTATTGATACATATGTCAATTTAGGCAATAAAATATTAACAAATAGCTTTGCAGAGAACTTAAAATGGGTATTGAATGTTTATATTCGTGCGTTCTCAATCGAAAAAAACAATTTCTCACTTACAAGAGATGAAGAATGTGATTTTTGCATTATACCACCTTGGCATCCGACAATATTGCAAAAGTTAATTCATCAAGCAGTTTTTATTTTAGATGGGTGTGAACAGTGGTGGAGCAAATCTGTTCATGATGTGGCTGATCTATCAAAGATATCCCAAAGGGAAGCAATACTAAACATAAAGGAATTAGTTCAATTGTCTTGTATTCATCAAGCAATTGATATATATCCGACTGTAGGTCATCAGTATTTTGGGAATTTGCATACTTTTGGTAGTTTTTGTATATGCGGAAATAATAGTGAACAAGAAAATTTTAGAATTAAGGACATACTTCGTAAAGAAGCTGTCTTTGATGATGATTTTTCTGATGGTGAAATAAAAAATATTAGTGCAGATGCTGAAATGTTAATGGATGTAATTGAGGATTATGTGCATGCATTTCCTAATAAGATTTATGATTTGAATTTAGCTTTTATTGATCCTACAGATTTGCAACCAGTTGTGTCAGCTTTACACAACTATATTTGTAATGTGAAAAAAAGCACTAATATCCCAGATGTTCCTATTAAAATTATTTTAAATATTCTAGTAAAACCTGAAAATAGAGGTGGCAAGAACTACTTGTCCTATTGGGTTAATTCGTTTTTTTCACAAGATGAAAATACTGATATAAATATTTACTTAAATGAATGGTCATCAAAAGAAGATATAAAAAAATATTTATCAAATAACACTGATATTGTGTTTATGATGGACTTATTAAAAGTGGATAGCTTGATTTTTGATAATTGTGTAGAAGATGAATCCATATGCCCAAGTGAATGTAAGTACCCTATGGTTTTTAAACCAACTGTATCTTCACATACAAGTGTAAAAAGGAAAATTGAATTAACTCAAACTCAATTTGAGGCATCAACTGTCCATAGTCGCGTAGTTTACTATAATAACAATTTAAATCAAATTAATTACAATAATGTTGTAGTAGTAAAAGAGGTATGCATAGATGGAGATAGACATCAGTTGATTAACTTGCTTCATGAAAAGGCATATTGGGTAGTATGTATTGATGGTGGAATGGATGGGGCACTATTAAAAAATAATACACAAAAAAATGATTATTCGATTATAGGGTTTACAACAGGAAAAGGACACCATGGTCAGTATAACCTAACTATCACAGCTAGAGAATCAATAATTCAACAAGTAAAAAAACGATTTGAATATCGGGTAAGAAACCTCTTCAAATGGACAGATGAACAGGCTAAGTTAGCTTCTGAGAAATGCATTAAAGAGGCAGCAAAACTCGATGGAGTCAGTTTGTTAAGGGCAATAAACCAAAATTCAACAAATATCAATGAGTTTATGGCATATATATTAACATCAGTTCATATGAGTAAAAGTAATGTGAATCAAGCACTTAATGTGGTTGTTCATTTAGATTCGTACAGGCACTGGTTCTTAAAAGACACATATAATATTGCAAATGAAAACAGATCTCGTCCTGATTTCTTAAACATTTCTGCAAAGGTTAATGAGGATGGAAAGTTGCAATTAAGTGCGACTGTTATTGAATGTAAAATTGCTACATACTCTAATTCTGATAATCATATAGCCAAGGCAATTAAACAAGTTGAACATGGTCTAGCAATATTATCAGACTTGTTTAAACCGACAAAACCGACAAAAGCAACAGAAGTAAAGAACGATTCTGTAAGACGACGCTATTGGTATGCACAATTATATAGGGCATTAGCCTTCTCTCAGATTACTTTCCACGATGATACAGAAGAATATCAAAAATTAGCTTCTAGCTTAAGAAACATATTAGAAGGTGATTTCGACATTGAATGGAATGGTAGAGTTATGGGATATTGGGTCGACATGAAAGGTAGTGAAGTGGTAAGGGCTTCGTCTGGATCTTGTGTACCAATTGAAGTGTTATCAATTCCTCAAAGTGAGATTCAAAGACTGATTTTAGATGATGAATGTGCCTCTGTAGAGTATGTAACGGTAATTGAGAGTCAGATTGATGATTCAAAGTTGACAGATACTGATTTGAATGAAAATGATGCATTCAATGATACACAAATTTCCAACAATACGGATACATTCAATGATTCGGATGGATTTAATTATACAGGTTCATACAATGATACAAATGAGATTATTGAGAGAAAAGAGGAAACAGTTGGAGAAGAAGGTAGTGTGATTGAGTCAGAAGCAGAATCTAATTATGATGCCGATGAAAAAATAGAGGAAGAGACGCAAGAAGAGGTAGATGTCGAATCCCCAGAAACAGATATACCTATACCTGAGTGTAAAGTGGACTTATCAAAAATAAAGATACATATTGGTAATGATAATAAAGGTAATGAAATAAATTGGAGCTTTGGACATTCCAAATTATCGAATAGACATTTATTGATTACTGGTAGTTCAGGTCAGGGAAAAACCTATCTGATGCAAAAAATGTTGAATGAATTATCATTACAAGGCGTTGCATCAATGGTCTTTGATTATACAGAAGGGTTTAGATTAGAACAGTTAGAGCCAGAGTTTGTGGCTAACCTGAAAGATAGGATAGATCAGAAAGTAGTATATTTTGATGGAGTCCCAGTAAATCCTTTTAGGAGACAAGAAATTGAAGTGATGGGTATAAAAGCTCCTGAAAAGATCTCTGATGTTGCGACACGTATAGCAGATATATTTACAAACGTTTATAAATTTGGAGAGCAACAATTTTCCGCAATTTATACGGCATGTAAGAATGGATTGGAAAAATATAATGAGCAGATGGATATGGAGTTGTTTAAGAAAGAACTAGAGAATATTAATAATGCATTCTCAAAAACTGTTTTATCAAAATTAACACCATTTTTTGATTCCGTTTCATTCAGTTCTAGTGATGAATTTGATTGGGGTACCATGAAAACGAATAATGGAACACTTACTATTTTCCAATTAACAAACTTTGTTAGAGAACTTCAAGTTGTAATAACAGAATTTATGCTTTGGGATGCGTGGTATTATTTTAAAAAATATGGTAGTAAAGATGATCCATTTGTTGTTGTTTTAGATGAAGCACAAAATTTATCACATAAAGCTAATTCTCCAAGTGCAAAAATATTGACTGAAGGCAGAAAATTTGGATGGTCTGCTTGGTTTGCTACACAGTTTTTGAAACCGCAACTTGATGATGCGGAGATTAACAGGTTGCAGCAGGCTGCATTTAGAGCATATTTTAAACCAGCAGATAATGATTTAACTGTAACCGCAAAACAACTTGGAAATACTAATGATTGGTCTAATACTTTAAGAGGGTTACAAAAAGGGCAGTGCATTGTTGCTGGAGAACGTATGAAACTAAATGGTGACTTTGGACCTACTATACCTGCTGTTACTCATGTAACACCATTTGAGGAGAACATAAATGAATAA